DNA sequence from the Salvelinus alpinus chromosome 7, SLU_Salpinus.1, whole genome shotgun sequence genome:
GTGGTACGTGTTGTTACTAGTACTACAGTACTGTGGTACGTGTTGTTAGTAGTACTACAGTACTGTGGTACGTGTTGTTAGTAGTACTACAGTACTGTGGTACGTGTTGTTAGTAGTACTACAGTACTGTGGTACGTGTTGTTAGTAGTACTACAGTACTGTGGTACGTGTTGTTAGTAGTACTACAGTACTGTGGTACGTGTTGTTAGTAGTACTACAGTACTGTGGTATGTGTTGTTAGTAGTACTACAGTACTGTGGTACGTGTTGTTAGTAGTACTACAGTACTGTGGTACGTGTTGTTAGTAGTACTACAGTACTGTGGTACGTGTTGTTAGTAGTACTACAGTACTGTGGTACGTGTTGTTAGTAGTACTGCAGTACTTATATGTGTCGTTGGACAATTTCATTTGCGATTGTGATATTATGTCATGCCTTCAGAAGTGCTCATCACCGTTTCTGATCAATTAACTTCATCCAGTTATATTTTCCTGATCATCATGTCCAACAGAGAGGATTGTAAAGTGAAGacaaatacagtatattcatataaATAGAAGAATAGTTGATTTATATTTATATGGATACAGTATCCAGTGATTCAGTCAGTGGTGTTCATATCCTTTCTTCAACTGATTTGAAAAGCAGATAGTATTTTGTTCTGGTTTGGGCCACACGTTGTCAGACAGAAACACTGTTGTTAATACGTTTTGACCCTTTAACCAGTGCAGTTACTGCAGGCATAGAGGACATGGATCCTGGTTGTGCTGCTTCATAACTGAGATCATCAGCTGCAGGTCACCCATCACGACGTGTCACAACAGGCACAATTCAATTTACTTCCTGAAGTGAGCGATACCTATTGACTACtgatttattgaacctttatttaactaggcaagtcagtgaagaacaaattcttatttacaatgacggcctacaccggccaaacccgggcgacactgggccaattgtgctccgccctatgggactcccaatcacggccggttgtgatacagcctggattcgaaccagagtgtctgtagtgtcgcatctagcactgagatgcagtgccttagaccgctgtttAACTGTACAGCACATCTGTGAGTGAATGCGTCAATGTGTTGAGTTGGCTATTCAGTGTGAACTATGGCGAGGCAGAGACATGATGATGCAGTACTTCTGTAAAAATCCTGCTCTTTCTTGCACCGGGGGACATGAATCCACCTACCAAGCTAAACCTCTATGCAGCCCTCAGCTCAAAGGGCATACCAGGCATCTGAGTACACTGTAGATGTCCACGTTGGGGTTAATTAACACAGTTTCCAATTCAGGGTATAGGATTTCAAAATTCAGGCTCCTATGTAGGTGTCACCTCAATGAAAGTTCTGTTTTCTGCAAGCATATCTTACGGCTCTAGAGAGACATTTTTAATTATCGAGACAATAAGGCTGTgttcacacaggcagcccaatgctGTTCTTtagccactaattggtcttttgaccaatcagatctttCGAAAATAATTGGTCAAAAGAtcataattgggctgcctgtgtaaacgtagCCTAAGATACAAACTACCTAGACACACTATCAATTGAAAATTTGTAGGGAGAGGGAGGCTATTTCAGGGAGTTCTACCCCCTTGTTTGATAACCTTATTATGATACAAATAAATTCACCtcactctttcctcctctccttatcctcatcttcctcttcctcccctctccttatcCTCGTCTTCCTCCCATCTTCTTTCCAGCTTGGCCTTGTCACAGATAACTACTTGATTATTAGTAAAGTTCTGTCAAAGACAATCATGTAAAGACAATCGTGCATCGTCTCTCGAGGTAGATTCACTGGCAGCcttcgcagagagagagagagagagacaaagagagaaagaacaaggagagaggagaaagagagaggaaaaagagagagaggagaaagagagagagaggagaaatagtGAATGTATGGATTTGTATGAATACCCACCCATCTATCAGGACACTGATATTACTATCTGACTGGAAGCAATGATTCAACTCATTAGACTCCGGTTCAAGTCAGATCGTGTGTCTGACTCCAGGGGCTATTCAACTCACAACGTGTAAATGTCATGTTTATGTATTATGTTATTGCACACGTGGATGGGATGCCGTGAATTAAATCAATGAATGAAATAATCTAGCATGCAAGCACTAGCTGATGCTGAAATCCTGGGGGTCTTCATTAACTATTTACAATTATTATCATGTAGTTTTAACACACAAGTCAGTATGAGAATTAACAAGGATCCTCAAATCCCCTGGTCTTtcgctatgtactgtacatactaaTGGGAGTTTTATGAGAGTTTGGCAAGACAGGAATGATAACAGGGTCTTAAGGATATACCCTTAGAAAAAGGAACTATGGTTCATTTGGAGCAACCAATACATATTAGATAGGGTAGGATTATTTTCCAATAATGATTTGATTTATAACGTTTTGGTGATATTGAATGGTTTTACAAAGAGGATGGGAGACCTCGAACTTCTACTAACGAACggtcacagaacagagcaaaacgGACTATTTAATCTGAGGTAGGAAATGCCTGTGTGGTGAGTTTGGCTCTGACAGACCTTGTGGGTGGAAATGTATCAATATTTTGTTGTATTTGGTCTGTTTTTAGATTATAAATgaatatatttacaaaataaaaaatggcAGCCCTTGTTTACTGTCCTAACACTCTGAAGATCCATCAAATCTTATGCACTCTCTGCCCTGTAGGAAATGCCTTCGTGGTGAGTTTGGCTCTGGCCGACCTGGTGGTGGCGATCTACCCTTACCCTCTGGTTCTGACAGCCATCTTTCACAACGGCTGGATCGCCGGGTACACCCACTGCCAGATCAGCGGCTTCCTGATGGGCCTGAGCGTCATCGGCTCCATCTTCAACATCACCGGCATCGCCATCAACCGCTACTGTTACATCTGTCACAATCTGAAGTACGACAAGCTCTTCTCCAACCAGAACACCATGTGTTACGTCATCCTGGTGTGGGCGCTGACTGTGCTGGCCATCGTGCCCAACTGGTTTGTGGAGTCTCTGCAGTACGACCCGAGGGTCTACTCGTGTACCTTCGCCCAGTCGGTTAGTTCCTTGTACACCATCACCGTGGTCGTGGTTCACTTCATCCTCCCCATCAGTATCGTCACGTACTGCTACCTGAGGATCTGGATCCTGGTCTTACAGGTGAGGAGACGGGTGAAACCGGACACGAGGCCCAAGATCAAACCACACGACTTCCGTATCTTCCTGACTATGTTTGTGGTGTTTGTGCTGTTCGCTGTCTGCTGGGCTCCGCTGAACTTCATCGGGCTGGCGGTGGCTATCAACCCCAGACTGGGTGTGAATATCCCTGAGTGGCTCTTCACAGCCAGCTACTTCATGGCCTATTTCAACAGCTGCCTCAACGCAGTCATCTACGGAGTGCTCAACCAGAACTTCAGGAAGGAGTACAAAAGGATAGTTCTAATCATTTTCAAGTTCCACTGCAGAGGGTTCGCTAGGGCTTCGGAACAGCACTGCTGAGGGTTCCAGAAGGTTCTGGAACAGAACTGCTTAGGGTTCTGGAGGGTTCCGGAACAGCACTGCTGAGGGTTCTGGAAGGTTCCGTAGGATTCTGGAACAGCACTGTTGAGGGTTCCATTGGGTTCTGGGACAGGTAAGACTGAGATTAAAACACTGTGTCATGATGGGGGATGAGTCAAATGATGATGTCCTGGTCAAAGTCAGAGCTGTTGGTAATGTCACAATTATCTGTCAGCTGCAAGCTTTGAGTTACAAATTCTGAAACTTTGGTTTTGATCTCACACCTTTTCCATGAGTTGTCTGTCTTGCATTTTCCCTGGAGGCGTTTTAGTATGGATCTGAGTGTAATGAAAAGTTGAATGCCAATCTGTTGAAGTACATTGTTTGGTCATGATGGAAATCAACATCGTTACACATGTTACAAATGTTTTTTACTGCACAACTCAATTCAAATACATATTCAGATTTATTTCATAAGCAATAGACTGCACTTCCATTCAATACCCCAATCCTACCTATCCCTGTAAACAATGTCCAATTCAAACTCCACACATTTGCTTCATAGAAACAAAGAATGAGGAACAGAAAACaagaattaattaattaattacaaatcggaagtttacatacgcttatgttgaagtcattaaaactcgtttttcaaccactccacacatttcttgttaacaaactatagttttggcaagtcggttaggacatctactttgtgcatgacacaagtactttgtccaacaattgtttacagacagattatttcacttatatttcactgtatcacaattccagtgggtcagaagtttacatacactaatttgactgtgcctttaaacagctttgaaaattccagaaaatgtcatggctttagaagcttctgatagactaattgacatgatttgagtcaattggaggtgtacctgtagatgtatttcaaggcctaccttcaaactcagtgcttctttgcttgacatcatgggaaaatcaaaagaaatcagccaagacctcagaaaaagaattgtagacctccacaagtctggttcatccttgggagcaatttctaaacgcctgaaggtaccatgttcatctgtacaaacaatagtaagtaagtataaacaccatgggaccactcagccgtcataccgctcaggaaggagacgcgttctgtctcctagagatgaatgtaccttgacgcgaaaagtgcaaatcaatcccagaacaacagcaaaggaccttgtgaagatgctggaggaaacaggtacaaaagtatctatatccacagtaaaacaagtcttatatcgacataacctgaaaggccgctcagcaaggaaggagccactgctccaaaaccgccataacattttttgcaactgcacatggg
Encoded proteins:
- the mtnr1al gene encoding melatonin receptor type 1A-like; amino-acid sequence: MQVVIERTRTMQDILSLTLKDEVRTVEDTVAPRNSSSQGDGRDTERHPYPLVVTLLATVLIVTIVVDILGNLLVILSVFRNRKLRKAGNAFVVSLALADLVVAIYPYPLVLTAIFHNGWIAGYTHCQISGFLMGLSVIGSIFNITGIAINRYCYICHNLKYDKLFSNQNTMCYVILVWALTVLAIVPNWFVESLQYDPRVYSCTFAQSVSSLYTITVVVVHFILPISIVTYCYLRIWILVLQVRRRVKPDTRPKIKPHDFRIFLTMFVVFVLFAVCWAPLNFIGLAVAINPRLGVNIPEWLFTASYFMAYFNSCLNAVIYGVLNQNFRKEYKRIVLIIFKFHCRGFARASEQHC